The window GAAGAAAATGTTGTCAAAGATTTTGAGAACATCGAATAAATCCTTGAGGGTATTGCAAAATGGTTCTGTATGTAGTGTTAGTATAAGAAAGACAAGTGTTTGGACACCAGAAGGAATCATCAAGTCTCCATTCAAAACCATAGAGATCCCAAATGTTAGCCTGTACCATTACGTATGGCATAATTTGGATAAATGGCCCGAAAGGACCATGGCGGTAAGTTTCGTTGAATATAATTACCagatcatcatcgtcaaccaataaacatccactgctggatataggtttcttgttGGGTCTTCCATAGGCAACAGTCTTggaccgcctgaatccagcggcttcctacGACTCGTTTGCTGTCGACAGCCCACCTAGTGTGAAgttttaattattcttttatGAATTTGAGAGACGTAAGTAATTATGAGTATCAGTCTAGTAAAAAGTTAACTATATAAGTAcggaaaataaattacttatctgTTACTATGTTGAAGAAGTTTGGCCCTATATGTGTCCCTtgcaacaataattataatttttcaaatttttgattcttgagtatttttaatttcaggttTGCGCAGAAACTGGTAGAGGATATACATACGAGCAAGCATTTAAACTATCGCATACATTAGGAGCAAATCTTcgtaaaaagttgaaaatacgaGATGGTGACACGGTGATGATTATGTTACCAAATGTGCCAGATTACCCTCTGGTCGCAATGGGGATTCTTGAAGCTGGTGGAGTTATTAGTACTATAAACCCCGTTTATACAGCACGTAAGATAAAtcgtaatttatttatcttgaaaactatttttaaaaagttttattttaattcgaTCCATTTATTCGATTTCTACGCAATTCGGTATATAGATTGTATTCTGATATAGATACTAGCCaatttttatccaggaaaatcatgGATTTCCAACGGAATTTTTAGGAAAATtcagataaagtcgcgggcatcgtctaaaatattcatcttcatcatcatctatTATCATCATAAATGTAGTAAAATAGAATTTAATGATAAAGAATGTTGACagtggtaggtatataaaattaaataatagaatTTCAAGGCattcaaaagaaaaagttaaaaaatcgtTAAGATTAACAATCTCTATTATTTAAATTCCTCGCACAGTTTGCTAATAGGCAAGTGGATTCCggtcattattattttataattttaaccaACTCAAATAATATCCAAGATTAACTCTTTCGCAATATAAATTTTTGGAGAGGCACACGAATAGCCCTGAAAATTCTATCTGGCATGATATCTAGTCCATTCTCACTcaagattttgaaaataaaattattttaatttactagacttacttatttttaatgcgATTTTTTTTGATAACCAATTACGATAACTAATTAAACTAAATTTCTTATTACAGACGAGGTCCAACGGCAGTTAATTATGTCCGAAGCGAAGGCCATAATAACATTACCTGACCTCACTGGAGTGGTAAAACAAGCTTTACAGCAAGCAAAAGTAAACATTCCCATAATAGTCGTCAAAACGAACGGTGAACCGATTCCAGAAGGAACGATTGCATTTAATGAACTCAGTGAAGATGTTCATGTAGATTTATCATGTTTAAAACAAGTTAGAAGAGACCCGAAGGATATTTGCTTTTTACCGTATTCAAGTGGGACTACGGGAATGCCTAAAGGAGTTGTTTTGACACATAGGAATATTGTGGCTAACTGTGAACAAATTAGTGACCCTATAATAAGATGTCATGAGGATACTACAGGTAATAAGAGTTTTAGAACAaatcattttatggggttttgtTGAATGGAACGACTACTGTATTAGATAATTCCAAGTCCTAGAGCACGTTGTTGTAAGAGTTTACAGCTTAGtgggtacctacatacattatactatatattatataatatagggGACGATGGGGGAATTACGTAGTAAATACGGACTAACAgggacaataataataataataataccttttattcagccaaattTACAAACACACAGGTAGGGCGTCATAGTCCCTTGGGACTATGACGCCCAATGGGAGCCGACCAATGTCCATGCTCCCTGGTTCCCCAAGACCCAGGCACCCACTCTATCTACTAAACCGCCCTCCACACCCCGCCGCCACTCGATATTTCGacagttaaaatataaaaccgtTGTATGTACccattatctacaatataaaatccTGTCTTCCTCTACAGAATCACATCAAGACGTGGTATTGGCCGTTCTTCCCTTCTTCCACATATACGCAGCGACAGTGCTGATGTTCCACAAGATGAGACACGGCATTAAGATGGTGACACTGGCCAAATTTCAACCGGAAGTATTTCTTCACACGCTCCTGAAACATAAGGTGAACTGGTTATTTGTCGCACCGCCTTTGGGTAAATAACATTTAAGTTATTTTAACTTAATATCGTTAATATACAGATTACAgagtaaccagaacgctagcaaaaacgaagacagatgatagtacataaaaaactacgaaaaaaatttaaaaaatcctgtattttttaaaagttcacaatatcttgcaaataaaacatctgactgacgctagagatctataaataggtcactcgaagtcaatgccggaTCTTATTGaaccgagttttgcacgctatatcacgtacaatgcgggtttgtgaaatactaaatcactaaaactacaagataaggcaaatatttattggcattagattgtgttaaggtagtataataattacgCTAAGTTTTTGCCAGCGTTCTGGTTACTTACCGCCTCTATATTTTGTGGAAGAATGAagaaaacactttttaaatcacTGAATTTCAAATGGTCCAGTTGCATTCAAGTGTCTTGGGCCAATTTTTTTTGAGATAATTCTATTAATCATAAAAATGGctatttaatttcttattcCTACTTTTTTCAGTAATGCTCATGGCAAACCATCCATTGTCTTCACCCAAGCTTTACCGATACCTCGATAATGTTATCAACGGCGCTGCAGGAATGACTTCAAGTGATGTCGAAAGATTTTTGGAGAAAGTCCAGGTAATTGCATAACTTTTCTAAACGAATACATACTCCCAGAGCCGTACGAAACTTGAACTTGATTTTGAATCGCGACAGTAAAGATAGAATCATGCGCAAAGACAGAATCATGGGCAAAGATAGAATCATGGGCAAAGACAGAATCATGGGCAAAGATAGAATCATGGGCAAAGACAGAATCATGGGCAAAGATAGAATCAAGGGCAAAGATAGAGTCGTCGTGGGTGATGCCCCTAAGAATTAAGAATAGTCTTTTTAGAGCTAGTTGACccccccggcttcgcacggggagcctaTTTCATAGACAAAAGAGACAAACCATAAAACTACCCtataaattccaaaaaaaattgtttggggTCTATAATTATAGTCTATATCGATAACAGTGtttcctccgattaaaattttcaaaatgtatttGATGGACAGATTTTCCAGTTGCAGTTTTATAATTAGCACAGAtttaataatacaatttttcctgcaattttttttgaatggcaattgcgcatttttaaaatttacataacaGGTAACTTTGAAGTAGGCGCGTAAATATGCGCGTAAACGATCAGTTCGATTCTGATTTACAGAACTAATTATGATGACTATATATAGGAAGTATTCCTTTCCAGCGTAAGATCCGTTACAATCAAGGATACGGATTAACAGAGACCTCCCCTGCTATTGCTTTGGGTCACAAGGACGTCCAAAATTATGATATCGTTGGCAACGCGCTACCTAATACTGAATTGAAAATTGTTGACTTGGAACTGAAAAGCTTGGGGCCTAATCAGgtattttgtatagaaaattcatattaatatccatacttccatatacttaatattataattgtgaaagagtgtctgtctgtctgtctgctagcctttcacagtccatccgttcaaccgattttgacgaaatttggtacagagataccttgcatcccgggaaaggacataggtttcttgttaTCCCGGACATTTCCAAAATGAGTGTTGGAAGAAATAATTGAAGGGTAGAATAATTTATCccctttaaaaataatgtttcttatttttcatttcagatgGGTGAAATATTAGTAAGGGGGCCTCAAGTAATGAAAGGATATAAAGACAACCCTGAAGCGAACGCCGAAGCCTTCACGAAAGACGGCTGGTTCAGAACTGGAGACTTAGCAATGGTCGACGAACAAGGAATGCTCAGAATATACGATCGATTGAAGGAATTGATTAAGGTGAATGATAAGTTTGTTATCACTTGCTCTGGCAGGAGTTAGTTTCAATATGATCGAACGCTACATTTTACCATTCTGCTAAAGACGACGCTGTTGGCATGACCTTTTTTACcttttatctcccaaagccaccaatGATCCAAAcgtcatagtcgctgatcgttcctcctaTGTTggggataatattatgtagagaaactttcagcttttataaaataacgaaagtttGGCCCTCGCGGGCTCTGCCTACTTCATCTACTACATTTACGATATATTTATGATATACTTCATCTTGTTTTATCACAGGTCAAAGGATTCCAAGTCCCCCCAGCAGAATTAGAAGCCCTACTCCGAGACCATCCAGCTGTCAACGATGCAGCAGTGGTCGGCGTGCCTCACGCTACCAAAGGGGAATCGCCTAAGGCCTTCGTGGCTCTAAAACCTGGGAAAAGTGCTAGTGCCAAAGACCTGTGTGATTTCGTTGCTGATAAAGTCGCAACTTATAAAAAGATAGACGAACTTTTGATTATTGATAGTATTCCTAGATCTTCAGCGGGAAAGATTTTGAGAAAGGATTTGAAAGCAAAATACTGTTAGCATTACTTGAACATTATTATTAGACATAGggcaaccggtgaccccgccgtacaatcGAACGAAGCACTAAACTATCGACCAAACCtgtgtaattacacgtcacgcacacaaactcaacataaattctacgaaactggccacttaacaccttccgatacgcatttgacacaagtagtgattatattttttttgtttgacacttcaatgaaataatttaattttaaatcgtatcgtaatcgtactgtgcaaattacacaacttcaaattgaagtctagggttgtcagaaaataaatggggtaatttttcctaAAAATgggcaattttttttcattatatttagtcaaatttatattttatttttgatgacaatcataataaaagtaaatagaCAAGTGTTCTGGGAGCGAAGAGgactgttttgttaattaaaagataaatttaaattgatattgaaatttaattaaaacaaaacttattactaaattgtagtacatttaatataccagtctccgtcataatagctacctgcatgccaaatttatcataaagtacctagatacctacgtaattggacagataaaaatgtatgtacctacgcgtacctaccatgttgtcttctatgttttctgtaaatgtatatgtttgtgtgtgcaataaagaaataaataaataggtaatcaaaatcttactacattaacaatattatttttaggcgccaagaggctccctcgggctttttagttatagaattagttgttaagctacaaataagtacctactaacatagtttaagtgatttatcatactaacacaattacGGGTCTAATAGCCTGAaattaaagttaatttatttatttatttatttagttatagttagtccatgataggtagtaggtacccacCAAagcaaccttagcgacgaacggaggaccaGTCACGCGtcatgtggtcaaagatgggacgctatacggatagctagaagataccgatttactttttttaaggtcataaatgccagaaaacacaagacaaataaaatatgaacccattttgaataaataacttttaatttggcttagagaaaaaaaaaccgctacccaagagccgctttgtgtaatttgttaagagatctacgatatagggatgtaaacttgcccggtgtataacaccaaaagtagtgaatagtctactaaccctgcgagatacgctCAAAATCGCTAACttgtacatacttggattattattaaataattttagtgaatatattgcgtttttatattttactttttaacttttttatttttaactgtcaggatacgattatatagtaaacatggtgatgggcaccctgttaagcagagattttcaataaggccagaggccctatactgtaattaatcaaaattatgtaaaaacagagtaggtaaattttaatacgttgcaatcgataaattattattttctagcatcgaacatccatcgatttgtaactatcataataaagactaatctaatgagatctcattttttaataatcatcgtgaaagggaaaaatagggaaaaataggaaaataggcaaattttcatatgtgaatggtatcattccataatgcacacatactcatcaactgacagttcccctgcttcatttgacttttcggagcataccatcctgagtatttattcatccaagacaTAGGGTTGGTTTTTCAACCGTCTAATAACTTTTATATGGAAATTTTGACCTAtttctagtttctagaatatgtctgcaaaatttcatggactttggttgcttaatattcaaatgaaattggaactacgattgtatgaaacgagtgacggagagagccctcttaaccacaaattcacggtttttgaatttattcctttacttgtactataaaagCTACtaccacctgccaaatttcataattctaggtcaacgggaagtaggtaccctatatgttttcttgactgacacgacagacggacagacggacagatagacaacaaagtgatcttaaaagggttccgtttttccttttgaggcatgatggaaataaaagttatttgacgattgaaaaatcggaaTGTACTAGGTATTTATGCAAGAAAATACAAAGAAAGAATGAAATGTAATAataagaagtgtaaattaaaaatttaaaacacccccgacaagtgaaggttacagtaactagaaaagagctgataactttcaaacggctgaaccgattttcttggattataactaaaaatactctcgatcaagccacctttcaaacaaaaaaactaaattaaaatcggttcattagtttaggcgctacgatgccacagacagatacacagatacacagacacacagatacacagatacacacgtcaaacttattacacccctctttttgggtcgggggttaattatgtTAAGAGATATTTTTGCTAAAACTATTTTTGAGTAAATTGACCtattaaattttgaatgaacAACTAAAATGTAagagttatttttgtaaatgtagtttattttatgcataattatattattaaagtttaaaaaaaaatattattgatataaatataatgatttattgtatttttgatACGTTTGCGTTTGTTTTGTAAAGGAAAAATGTATGATATTGTTTTTAACTGTCCTACAATAATTAGAGGGGCAATAAACACTTAAATAactggatttttaattttatttttaagaataacATGCTATCATTAAAGCTCAGCGCAGACCGACTGAGTAGAGTCGAGTCACTTTAGGCGGCTCTATCCGTGGCTTTATGGATGAAAAAGCTGTGAGAAAGCGCTTAATGATAAGAAACATTAACCaaaaagcctagtggttaaaacgtctaCTTTTCGGGAGGTTGAgggttcaatcctgggcacgcacctcttacttttcggagttatgtggtTTCAAgccttcgccagtggtttaacatgagtacgaggtcactgtttagagcagcggtgaacaagatccagttagccttaatgattgccaactcCCGATAGGAGACGGCACTATGAAGAAGAAGTGGTTTCAAGCATTCAAATATCATTCTGATTATTtgtggaggaaaacatcgtgaggaaacctgcatgccacagagttgtccataatgttttcaaaggtgtgtgaagtctgccaatccgcactaggccagcgtgagAGACTAATTAttggagacccgttctcagtaggccggcgatggattgatcatgatgaagcgTGTAATGCTGTGAACGTTTTATTACTATCGTAAAAGTAAACGTATCTAAGTACTCGTACCAATACTACAGTAGccggcagaaaatattgtatatcaacCTTTAGAAAAAgaatgtgacgttttgtcggtctcaacgataGAGAGAATGCTCTAcaaaaccgctatctctttccaAAGGTCGATGttcaatatttcctgccgggtactgtagCTGACCGTGGttatataacaaaaaaataattaaaatgtgtttcaattttcaaagctaactatactaagtggggtatcatatgaaaggtctttacctatacattctaaagcagatttttatttatttttatgcattatagtttttgaatttattttgctaaaatgtaggaaaaaaatacccgtgtacggaaccctcagtgcgcgagtctgactcgcacttggcggggtttgtaggtaagtacaataTATTGTATAGATTTTAGTGTTTACGATTATAACAATCACATTATTTTGTCCACTTGATTTTCGTTAATCATCACGAGTGAAGGACTTTGTAGTTAGATAACCACCATGAAAAGGCAATTTTATCTTTAGGTAATCATAGGTAACAACTGTAATCATATCATTAGATACATAGTTACTAAATGAAGTAATATGAGTAGCTATGGTCAGTACAagcctatcacactaatattataaaggcaaaagtttgtatgtgtgtgtgtgtgtgtgtgtgtgtgtgtatgtttgttactccttcacgcaaaaactactggacggatttggctgaaa of the Maniola jurtina chromosome 16, ilManJurt1.1, whole genome shotgun sequence genome contains:
- the LOC123873245 gene encoding 4-coumarate--CoA ligase 1-like isoform X1 codes for the protein MKKMLSKILRTSNKSLRVLQNGSVCSVSIRKTSVWTPEGIIKSPFKTIEIPNVSLYHYVWHNLDKWPERTMAVCAETGRGYTYEQAFKLSHTLGANLRKKLKIRDGDTVMIMLPNVPDYPLVAMGILEAGGVISTINPVYTAHEVQRQLIMSEAKAIITLPDLTGVVKQALQQAKVNIPIIVVKTNGEPIPEGTIAFNELSEDVHVDLSCLKQVRRDPKDICFLPYSSGTTGMPKGVVLTHRNIVANCEQISDPIIRCHEDTTESHQDVVLAVLPFFHIYAATVLMFHKMRHGIKMVTLAKFQPEVFLHTLLKHKVNWLFVAPPLVMLMANHPLSSPKLYRYLDNVINGAAGMTSSDVERFLEKVQRKIRYNQGYGLTETSPAIALGHKDVQNYDIVGNALPNTELKIVDLELKSLGPNQMGEILVRGPQVMKGYKDNPEANAEAFTKDGWFRTGDLAMVDEQGMLRIYDRLKELIKVKGFQVPPAELEALLRDHPAVNDAAVVGVPHATKGESPKAFVALKPGKSASAKDLCDFVADKVATYKKIDELLIIDSIPRSSAGKILRKDLKAKYC
- the LOC123873245 gene encoding 4-coumarate--CoA ligase 1-like isoform X2 is translated as MLSKILRTSNKSLRVLQNGSVCSVSIRKTSVWTPEGIIKSPFKTIEIPNVSLYHYVWHNLDKWPERTMAVCAETGRGYTYEQAFKLSHTLGANLRKKLKIRDGDTVMIMLPNVPDYPLVAMGILEAGGVISTINPVYTAHEVQRQLIMSEAKAIITLPDLTGVVKQALQQAKVNIPIIVVKTNGEPIPEGTIAFNELSEDVHVDLSCLKQVRRDPKDICFLPYSSGTTGMPKGVVLTHRNIVANCEQISDPIIRCHEDTTESHQDVVLAVLPFFHIYAATVLMFHKMRHGIKMVTLAKFQPEVFLHTLLKHKVNWLFVAPPLVMLMANHPLSSPKLYRYLDNVINGAAGMTSSDVERFLEKVQRKIRYNQGYGLTETSPAIALGHKDVQNYDIVGNALPNTELKIVDLELKSLGPNQMGEILVRGPQVMKGYKDNPEANAEAFTKDGWFRTGDLAMVDEQGMLRIYDRLKELIKVKGFQVPPAELEALLRDHPAVNDAAVVGVPHATKGESPKAFVALKPGKSASAKDLCDFVADKVATYKKIDELLIIDSIPRSSAGKILRKDLKAKYC